The genomic interval AGGTTCATAGCGCTGAGGGTGTGGCCGACGCCGCAGCTAAAGATGAATAGGATCAGCAGCAGCAGATTGAGCCAAATGTCGCGCTTGGCCTTTAGCAGCAGCGGCAATAGAGTCAGGGGAATAATGAAATACGCCGCCGCGATCGCGCCATTGGCAGCAGTCTCCATGCTTGACTCTCCCCTAGAATAGTGCCCCTTTCCTATTCTCAGCCTATGGCCTGCCAGGCCATTAGGACGGGAAACCTCCAATTATTAACTGGCGGCAAGTAAAACATTCACCGGGGAAATGCCGAGCAATTCAAGCTAGCTTCACGGCTTCTACAGAGCACGATCCAGTAAATTTCCGCTGGCGTTAAGTGCAACGTCCTATTGCGAAGCACAACAAACTTTATCGAGGCGTAAAGGTTCAGCCTGAACAGTGGCCGATAACGGTAGGTTCTCGGAGAATGGGGTCATGTACCCAGGCCTAGTACCCCAAGGCTGGCCTGGTTCCTCTTATGTATAAGGACTATCGTTATGAACAATCCCCAAGAAGTGCTTGAGCACCTAAAGCAGCTCGAAAAAGTCGGTACAGTACAAAGCGCCCTATATCGCGAAGAAGCCCAGGCACTACTCGCCGACGACACCGTTAGTCTTAAGTGGCGACGGGCGATCGCCGATCGCCTCAACCGAGCCAACCACGACCTAGCCCTGCACACCGTCAGCAGCGAAGACAGCTACTAAACATCCAATAACCCTCGGCTGAACCCAGCTCATTCACAACTGGAGTTAGCCCAATGACGCCCGGCGGAGCAAAGTCTCTGCCGGGCGTTTGGCTGCGTTCCCAAAGGGCGGCTAGGTCGGATCGCCCTAACCATGTATAGTCTCAAATCACTGCAGGAGCAGGCTGAAGAGCACTAAGAGAAGTCGCGGCCCAGCTACTTTCCCAATCAGAGATTCCCAGGATTTCACTTTGGGCAACCGCTCCGGGCAGCGCTGGCATCGCACCATTACTGGGCTGCAAGTACCCTGCCTCTAGAAGGCTAGTCTGAAACACGTCTGCCAGCAGCTCGTGCACAGTGGTAGTCGGGTGCTGCTGATCCCACCAGAAGTAGCCGGGGTCGTCGAGTAGCCCTTGGTTCAGCAGCGGGTCAGTGACATTGGTAAAACCAAACTCCGCTGGAGACCCAATAATTTCATTGGTCAGCCCAAACAGATCGACCGGGATAATGTCGATCGTAGCGGACAGACTTTGCTCCAGCGCCTCTAGCGTACTGGCCAAGCCAGCATTAAACGCCTGGCTGAGCGCCGTGGCCTGGGCACTGGTGCCATCACCCAGGGCGCGGGGTGTCAGGCCCAGGTTGGGCAGGTTAGGCACTAAAAATGTATCGGCCCCCCGCGCCGCGAGGCTGCCAATTGCCGTGGCGATATTCTGCACCGAGTTGGCCAAGAAGGCTGGAATTGCAGCGGGGTCGCTGGGCAAATTGAATAAATCGTTGGCCCCGGCCCACACTACATAAAGACTGTCAGGGTCAGCCGCGCCTTCCCCGATGCCGCCCAGATAGCTGTCAATTTCGTCGAGCAAGCCCGGTAGGTCAGTCTCTGTGCCCGTGAGCAATGTAATTACAGGGTCGAGGCCGTTGTCACGGCCTGTGGTGGCTCCCCCCACGGAAAAGTTTTGCACCTCGGTAGGCTCTAGTCCGATGTCGCTAGCCAGGTAATCAACCCAAAGATCGCCGTTAGAAAATCGGCCCTCAGAGTAGGGAAAGGGCGGGAAAAAGCCCGTTAGCCCAAACAAGTTGCCAGGGTCTGACAGACTATCGCCAAAGATCGTGAGGCCGTTAAAGCTGGGCACCAACGCCTGGGTTTGAAAACTCTCGGCGGTGAGACTGGTGGCCTCCACATTTAGGAGAATGACGCTGGGTTCTGGCTGGTTCAAGTAGCGCAGGGTAGTGTTTGCCCCCTGCTGAGCGATCGCAATCTGCCCAAAACTCAAGCCTCCTTGCAGCAAGAAGCGATCGGCCCCAGGAGCAAAATCCACCACAGTATCAACCCGGCCATCGTTTTTGAGCACAACGGTATCCTGCCCGGGCCCGGTAAAGAGCTGGTTGTTGCCCACCCCCCCATCGAGAACATCATTGCCCAGGCCACCTAGCAGCCAATCATTTCCTTCGGCCCCAAACAGCTGTTTATTACCCCAGAGACCGACTAAAACTTCGTCTCCCGTGCCGCCGTTGAGCACATCATCGCCAAAGCCACTGACCAAAACAGTACTGCCGAAGATATCAAGGGGACCAAGATCAGCAAGAAACGGATTCAAAAAAGACGGTAAAAGCGATGCCATAACGCCTCCAGAGAGTAAAGCGGGTTGAGTCAAAAGCTATGCCCAGAGTAGCGAATAGCACACCTGACTAGCTCACACTTTAGGTTGACTGAGCACTACATTTACACCCAGCAAAATCAATCCCATGCTAGCCACCATCGTCGCCGTCAAGGGCTCTCGAAAAAATAGCCAGGCCAGCCCCGCCACAAAGATCGGCACCAAACTATAGACCACGCTAGCCGTGCGGGTGGGGCCAACTTGCTGAATGCTGAGGTTAAACAACAGGTAAGCCACCCCCGACGCTGCCACCCCCATATACAGAATGGCGATCAGTGAAGTTAGAGATAGGATCGCCAGCTGCTGCCACCAGCGCTCTAACGAGGCCACTACCAGAAGTTGCCCCACCCCGGCCACGGCGGCATAGAAGGTAATCGTCAACCCCGAGTAGCGCTGGCTCAGCTGCTTAATGATTAAGGAATACACCACCCAGCACAGCACGGCGCACAGCATAAGCCCGTCGCCCCGATTGAGCTCTAAGGTGAGCAGAGTAGTAATGTTGCCGCGAGTCAGCAGCGTCAGCACTCCCAGCAGCGCCAGCACAATGCCGCCGTACTGGCGGCGGGTCAGCCGCTCGCCAATAAACAGCGCCGCCAGCACCCCCGTTACCACTGGATTAAAGGCATTAATAATGGCGGTATTGGCTGTGGCCGTGTAGCGCAGACTGCTAAAGAAAAAATAGTGATAACCCACCACTCCAAATAGACCCAATAGCGCCATTGCACCCCAGTCGGCGCGAGCGACGGTGAGAGCCTTGCTCGGCTGAGCACTGCGGGTGATAAACAGGCCCAACACCGCCATGGCAATGATGTAGCGCAGCAGCGAAGTGGTCAGCGGCCCCAGATCGACTGTGGTGTATTTGCCCGCTACGAAGCTGCCCGCAAACAAAAAGCTGGTGAGAATGGGCAGCAAAACCTTGAGTTTAAGCATCGATCAATCCTACATAGAGCAACCCAGTTCGGGAACCCGTACAGAAGGCTTTGTTGCGATCGCCCCCCTGGCGTCGTAAATTAGCACTCGGAGCTTGCGAGTGCTAAGCTCTGAAAATCTGTGTAATGCGTCTGAGCGGGGCCGAGTGCTAATTCCCCCAGGCGCTGTCTTAATAGCAAATCCGGAGAAGCATTGTATGGCAGCTATCACTTTGGCGGCATCTAGCGTTAAGCCCCTAGCCGATCGAGTTTTGATTAAAGTAAGTGCGTCCGAAGAGACCACCGCTGGCGGCATTCTGCTACCTGACACCGCCAAGGAAAAGCCTCAGGTGGGCGAGATCACCGCCGTAGGCCCCGGTAAAACCGACGATAAAGGCACCCGCCAGGCGCTGGAAGTCAAAATTGGCGACAAGGTGCTCTATTCCAAGTACGCCGGTACCGACATCAAGCTGGGCGGCGACGAGTTTGTGCTGCTGTCTGAGAAAGACATCCTCGCCGTTCTCGGCTAAATCAATTTTGGATTTTAGATTCGAGATTTTGGCAGCGTAGAGTGGGCATTGCCAACCACGACCGCTGCTAGTTGCAAGGCACTATCTGCCATTGCCTCTGCTGAGTTCCGTTGGGTTCCGCTACCGCTTCACCTAGCCTGCTTAGCTGATTCTCTGAGTTCTAATTTCCTCAATTCCCTTCGCTTCACGTTTTCATCATTCACTTCCTATCTTCTTTCCGGAGAAATTCGATTCTATGGCTAAGCGCATTGTTTACAACGAAAACGCCCGTCGCGCCCTTGAGCGAGGCATGGACATTCTGACCGAGGCCGTTGCCGTTACCCTCGGCCCCAAAGGCCGCAACGTGGTGCTCGAAAAGAAATTTGGCGCTCCTCAGATCGTCAATGACGGTGTCACCATTGCCAAAGAAATTGAACTCGAAGACAACATCGAGAACACCGGCGTAGCCCTGATTCGTCAGGCCGCTTCCAAAACCAACGACGCTGCTGGCGACGGCACCACCACCGCCACCGTCCTGGCCCACGCCATGGTTAAAGAAGGGATGCGCAACGTCGCCGCTGGCGCCAACGCCATCTCCCTCAAGCGCGGCATCGACAAAGCCACTGCGTTTCTGGTCGAAAAAATTGCTGAGCACGCCCGCCCCGTCGGCGACTCTAAGTCCATTGCTCAGGTGGGTTCCATCTCCGCCGGCAACGACGAAGAAGTGGGCGCTATGATTGCCGAAGCCATGGAGAAAGTGGGCCGCGAAGGCGTCATCTCCCTAGAAGAAGGCAAGTCGATGACCACCGAACTGGAGGTCACCGAAGGGATGCGCTTTGACAAGGGTTATGTCTCCCCCTACTTCGTCACCGACACCGAGCGCATGGAAGCGGTGCTCGACGAGCCCTACATTCTGATCACCGACAAGAAAATTGCCCTGGTGCAAGATCTGGTGCCCGTGCTGGAGCAAGTCGCTCGCTCCGGTCGTCCCCTGATCATCATTGCTGAGGACATCGAGAAAGAGGCGTTGGCTACCCTGGTGGTCAACCGTCTGCGCGGTGTGCTGAATGTGGCCGCTGTGAAAGCGCCTGGGTTTGGCGATCGCCGCAAAGCCATGCTCGAAGACATCGCCGTGCTGACTGGCGGTCAGGTGATCTCTGAAGACACCGGCCTCAAGCTCGACAACACCAAGCTTGACATGCTGGGTCAGGCCCGCCGCCTTACCATCACCAAAGACACCACCACCATCGTCGCCGAAGGCAACGAGCAGGATGTCAAGGCCCGCTGCGAGCAGATCCGTCGTCAGATCGACGAAACCGAGTCGACCTACGACAAAGAGAAGCTGCAAGAACGCCTGGCTAAGCTCTCCGGCGGTGTGGCCGTGATCAAAGTTGGTGCCGCCACCGAAACCGAGATGAAGGACCGCAAGCTGCGCCTCGAAGACGCTATCAACGCCACCAAGGCAGCTGTTGAAGAAGGCATCGTCCCCGGCGGCGGTACCACTCTGGCTCACCTGGTGCCCGACCTCACCACCTGGCTCGAAGCCAACCTCACCGCTGAAGAGCACACTGGAGCTGCGATCGTGGCCCGTGCCCTCGCCGCTCCCCTGATGCGCATTGCCCAGAACGCTGGCCAAAACGGTGCCGTAATCGCCGAGCGCGTCAAAGAGAAGGACTTCAACGTTGGCTACAACGCCGCCAACGGTGAGTTCGTCGACATGTTTGATGCCGGTATCGTTGACCCCGCTAAGGTGACCCGCTCTGCTCTGCAGAACGCGGCCTCCATCGCCGGTATGGTGCTGACCACCGAGTGCATCGTGGTCGATCTGCCCGAACCCAAAGAAGGTGCCCCCGCAGGCGCTGGCATGGGCGGCGACTTCGACTACTAAGCAGCTGCGTTAGCAACTAGACGAAATTAGGAACATGCCACGGGGCTGTTACTTTGTAAAATCTGGTTTCTAGCAACACGCCACTAATATAAAAGCCGCCCTAAGATTTAGGGCGGCTTTTATGCTGTAAACGAGGTGTAGCGCCAAGTTCTTTCTTCAGGCAGAGAGACAGAGTTAGCCTAGGAGTACGACCCTTAGAACAGCAGACTCAATCAAAGTCACTATTTAAGTAACACCGATAGCCAGGTCTTGAACGTCCTGGCTCTCTTTATGCTAAGGGCCGCATTATGTTTCTCTTCCTAGTAGAACCTGTCTCAGAAACGTTAAAAGAACCAATTACAACGTTTG from Nodosilinea sp. FACHB-141 carries:
- a CDS encoding SGNH/GDSL hydrolase family protein, which translates into the protein MASLLPSFLNPFLADLGPLDIFGSTVLVSGFGDDVLNGGTGDEVLVGLWGNKQLFGAEGNDWLLGGLGNDVLDGGVGNNQLFTGPGQDTVVLKNDGRVDTVVDFAPGADRFLLQGGLSFGQIAIAQQGANTTLRYLNQPEPSVILLNVEATSLTAESFQTQALVPSFNGLTIFGDSLSDPGNLFGLTGFFPPFPYSEGRFSNGDLWVDYLASDIGLEPTEVQNFSVGGATTGRDNGLDPVITLLTGTETDLPGLLDEIDSYLGGIGEGAADPDSLYVVWAGANDLFNLPSDPAAIPAFLANSVQNIATAIGSLAARGADTFLVPNLPNLGLTPRALGDGTSAQATALSQAFNAGLASTLEALEQSLSATIDIIPVDLFGLTNEIIGSPAEFGFTNVTDPLLNQGLLDDPGYFWWDQQHPTTTVHELLADVFQTSLLEAGYLQPSNGAMPALPGAVAQSEILGISDWESSWAATSLSALQPAPAVI
- a CDS encoding DMT family transporter; the protein is MLKLKVLLPILTSFLFAGSFVAGKYTTVDLGPLTTSLLRYIIAMAVLGLFITRSAQPSKALTVARADWGAMALLGLFGVVGYHYFFFSSLRYTATANTAIINAFNPVVTGVLAALFIGERLTRRQYGGIVLALLGVLTLLTRGNITTLLTLELNRGDGLMLCAVLCWVVYSLIIKQLSQRYSGLTITFYAAVAGVGQLLVVASLERWWQQLAILSLTSLIAILYMGVAASGVAYLLFNLSIQQVGPTRTASVVYSLVPIFVAGLAWLFFREPLTATMVASMGLILLGVNVVLSQPKV
- the groES gene encoding co-chaperone GroES, whose protein sequence is MAAITLAASSVKPLADRVLIKVSASEETTAGGILLPDTAKEKPQVGEITAVGPGKTDDKGTRQALEVKIGDKVLYSKYAGTDIKLGGDEFVLLSEKDILAVLG
- the groL gene encoding chaperonin GroEL (60 kDa chaperone family; promotes refolding of misfolded polypeptides especially under stressful conditions; forms two stacked rings of heptamers to form a barrel-shaped 14mer; ends can be capped by GroES; misfolded proteins enter the barrel where they are refolded when GroES binds), whose protein sequence is MAKRIVYNENARRALERGMDILTEAVAVTLGPKGRNVVLEKKFGAPQIVNDGVTIAKEIELEDNIENTGVALIRQAASKTNDAAGDGTTTATVLAHAMVKEGMRNVAAGANAISLKRGIDKATAFLVEKIAEHARPVGDSKSIAQVGSISAGNDEEVGAMIAEAMEKVGREGVISLEEGKSMTTELEVTEGMRFDKGYVSPYFVTDTERMEAVLDEPYILITDKKIALVQDLVPVLEQVARSGRPLIIIAEDIEKEALATLVVNRLRGVLNVAAVKAPGFGDRRKAMLEDIAVLTGGQVISEDTGLKLDNTKLDMLGQARRLTITKDTTTIVAEGNEQDVKARCEQIRRQIDETESTYDKEKLQERLAKLSGGVAVIKVGAATETEMKDRKLRLEDAINATKAAVEEGIVPGGGTTLAHLVPDLTTWLEANLTAEEHTGAAIVARALAAPLMRIAQNAGQNGAVIAERVKEKDFNVGYNAANGEFVDMFDAGIVDPAKVTRSALQNAASIAGMVLTTECIVVDLPEPKEGAPAGAGMGGDFDY